The sequence below is a genomic window from Sorangiineae bacterium MSr12523.
CTTTGAAGTTCGTCGGGTGGTCGCTCATGGCTGTCCCTTAATAGCGCGGAACGCTGGGATCGATGTCGCGCGACCAGGCGTCGATGCCGCCTTCCAAGTTGAAGACGCGCGTGAAGCCGGTGGAGAGAAAGCGCTCGGCGGCGGCGCGGCTGCGCATGCCGTGGTGGCAATGGAAGACGATGGTCGCGTCCTTGGGGAGGCCCTGCAGGTAATCGACGCCGTCGTCATCCAGGTGGCGAGCCATCTTCAAGGAAGCGATGGCGCGCTCCTCGGGGGTGCGCACGTCGAACAGCTCGAACTTGTCGCCGCGGTCGATCATCTCCTTGAAGGCCTTTACGGAGAGGGGCTGCACGCGCGGCGGAGCGTTGGGGTTCTCGATCTTGAAGCCGCCCTCACCGCCCGCACCGGAGACGAAGTCGATGTGCACGCCGTTCGCGCGTCGCGCGGTGGCCTGATCCATCAGGAGCACCAGCCCGTCGACCTCCACGAGAACGTCGTCCGCCTGCTTTTCGTCGATGAACAACTCGTGCTCGAAGTTCGACGGGATGTGCAAGCGCGGATGATCGTCCGAGCCGCCCAAGGCTTGCTTGAACGCGCCGACGGCGGCCGGGGACAACGTGACCTTCGGCCCCGCAGGCCCGGGTCCAGCGGAGGTCCCACCAGTGGACGGAGAACCGGCCAGGCCTTGAATACTTTGAAGCAGCGACGCAAGCTCACCGGAGGCCCGCATTTCCCGCACGATGTCGCAGCCGCCGACGAACTTACCGTCCACGTAAAGCTGCGGAATCGTCGGCCAGCTGGAGAAGGATTTGATTCCCTCACGCAGGGCTGGATCACTCAACACATTTACCGTCTTGTAGCTCGGCAAAAACTCGTCGAGGATGTTGACCACCTGCGCAGAAAATCCGCACTGCGGAAAATGGCGGTTCCCCTTCATGAAGAGAACGACCCGGTTTTCGCTTACGATTTCAGCGATCTGTGCGTGCGTGGGATTCGAACCGGTTGCATTGGCCATCGTACGTGACGAGCCATGCTATACGCCGGCAGTTCCGTCAAGCCGGCTCGAGCAACAATGACCGAGAATACGAAGCCTCTGGCAGTCCGATGCAAGGGCCTGATCAAGGTCTACACCACGCGACATCACGAAATGGTGGTGGCGGTGAATCGCCTGGACCTGGAGGTCCACGCCGGCGAATGTTTCGGCCTTTTGGGGCCGAACGGGGCGGGAAAGACGACCACCGTCGAGATTCTCGAGGGGTTGCTGGCGCCGACCGCCGGTGAGGTAGAGCTCTTCGGCAAGACCTGGGAAAAGGACGAGCGGTTCCTGCGCGAGCGCCTGGGAATCTCCCTGCAGCACACGCACCTGCCCGAACGGCTCACCGTGCGCGAGACCGTGGAGCTGTTTCGCTCGTTCTTCACGCAGGGGCGCGATGTGGGCGAGGCCCTCGACCTGGTGGCGCTCAAGGACAAGGAAAACGCGCGCTACGAGACGCTCTCCGGCGGGCAGAAGCAACGGTTGGCCGTGGCGTGCGCGCTGGTGGGAAATCCCGCGCTGCTCTTTTTGGACGAGCCGACGACGGGGCTCGATCCGCAATCGCGCCGCATGCTCTGGGAGGTGGTGCTCGCCTTCAAGCAGCAGGGCGGCTCGGTGCTGCTGACCACGCACTACATGGACGAGGCCGAGCGCCTTTGCGACCGCGTGGGGGTCATCGACCATGGGCAGATGATTGCGCTGGGCACGCCGAAGGAACTCATCGAGTCGCTGGGCGGGCAGCAGATCGTCGAATTCACGGTGGAGGGGAACGACGAGGAGGTGAACCTCGATGCGCTCTCCACGCTTCCGAGCGTGCATTCGGCGCGCTGGCACACGGGGAGGATTTCCCTCACCGTCGGCCAGCTTCACGAGGCGCTGCCGGCGCTTTTGGCCCACGTGGACCAAGGCGGGCGCAAGCTCACGGGGCTGTCGACCCACCACGCCACCCTCGAGGACGTATTCGTCAATTTGACCGGAAGGCAGCTTCGTGAATAACGCGCGTCTCACCGCCATTCGAGAGCTGGTGCTCACCCGCTGGCGCACCTTCTACCGCGAGCCGGGGACCATGTTTTGGACCTTCGGTTTGCCCGTGGTGCTGTCGATTGCCCTGGGCATGGCCTTCCGAAACGAGGAGCCCGAGCCGCTTCCCGCGGCGGTGCAGGAAGGCCCGCGCGCGGAGCACGTGCGCGAGATGCTCGCGAAGAGCAAGGACATCGAGGCCAAGGTGCTCTCGCCCGAGGCCGCGCACCAAGCATTGCGCACGGGCAAGGTGCACGTGGTGGTCATTCCCTCGGACAATGGCGACGGCAAGGTCACCTATCGGTTCGACCCGACGCGCCCCGACAGCCGTCTCGCGCGCACGTTGGTGGACGACGCCCTTCAACGCGGCGAGGGCCGGCCCGACGTGGTGCCCACCACGACCCAGCACGTGACCGAGCCGGGATCGCGCTACATCGATTTCTTGATTCCCGGTTTGGTGGGCATGGGCCTCATGTCCAGCGGCCTTTGGGGAATCGGATTTGCGCTGGCAGAAATGCGTACGCGCAAATTGCTGAAGCGGCTCATCGCGACACCGATGCACAAAAGCGATTTCATGCTTTCGTTCCTTTTGGTGCGCGCGGCGCTGCTGTCCATCGAATTACCGCCGCTCTTGGTATTTTCGTATTTTGCATTCAAGGTCGGAATCAATGGCTCGATTGTCACGCTGACCTTGATTGCGCTTTTGGGTGCATTGGTGTTCGCCGGGATGGGGTTGCTGTTCGCGTCGCGTTCGGAAAATCCGCAGATCGTCTCGGGGCTCATCAACGTGGCGACGTTTCCCATGTACCTGTGCTCGGGCGTGTTCTTCTCGACGGCGCGCTTTCCCGATTGGACGCAGCCGTTCATCAAGCTTTTGCCGCTCACCGCACTCATCGATGGGCTGCGCGCCGTGATGATCGATGGCGCCGGAATCCTGCAGCTCACGTCGCCGATTTTGGTGCTGGCCGTTTGGGGCTCGGTCTGCTTCGCAGGCGCGCTCAAGCTCTTCAAGTGGCATTGACAGGTTGTGGGGGGGCTCCGCCTCCCCCACACCCCCCGAGAATGGGTTGACCCCGCCGAGAATTGGCTCGGCTGGGGTAACTCAGGCACAATTACGGCGTGTTGGAGGCCCGAAGTGTCCGCGCCCGGTTGATTGTCGATCGCGAGCATTACGACTACCTCGTGAAGGAGGCCATCGAGAAGGCGCGCTTCAGCGTGTGGATCGCGACGGCCAACGTGAAAGAGATGATGGTCGAAGCGCCGATCGGCACGACCGCGCGGGCGCGGGGGAAGTACCTGTCGATCCTCGACAGCTTCGACGCGCTGACCAAGCGCGGGGTGGATGTGCGGCTGCTGCACGCGGGGCTTCCTTCGCGTGCGTTTCGCGAGGCGCTGGGAAAGCGAAAGCGGCTCGTGAAAAGCTTGATGATGCGCCGGTGTCCGCGCGTTCACCTGAAGTTGATCGCGATCGACGGGCGCATTCTTTATCTGGGGAGTGCGAATTTCACTGGGGCGGGGCTTGGCGCGAAGGGCGAGGGTCGGCGCAATTTCGAAGTGGGTATCGTCACGGACGACGATGTCATGCTCGATGCCGTGCAAGCACGGTTCGATACCATTTGGTCGGGGCGTGAATGTCGCACATGCAAGCTTCGCAGCGTGTGCCCGAAGCCACTCGACACGCCAGTGCTTGCGAAGCATAACCAAACCGTACGAAAGAGGATGACATGAAGCTGAATGCCTGCCTCTCGCTAAGCGCCCTGGTATGGGCTGGTGTGATCCTGGTGGCGTGTGGTGGCTCGAACGAGCCGCCCAAGGAGCCGGAGTCGATCGCCACGCCGCTTCCTGGATCGAGCCACACGGGAAATTGGAGTGCGAAGACGTCGGACGGAACGACGCCCCCCACGTCCGATGCAACGACGACGAGCGCGCACACGACGCCGGCGGCGCAGCCTGCCGTTGCACCGCAAGCGCCACCCGCGCAGCCGGTGCCCGCGGGGCCGTGCGATGCGTGCAAAGGGCCCGTTTCGAGCGATCTGCAGGCCGCGTTGAACAAGCGGGTCGAGAACGAGGCGCGCAAGTGCTACGAGCGCGTGCTCACGAATCGGCCGACGGCACGAGCGTCGCTCAGCCTGGACGTGCGCGTGAGTCGCGATGGGTCGACGTGCGATGCCGTGGTGCAGTCCGACGGGCCCGAGGTGCCGGGGCTAGCCGATTGCGTGGCGAACGAGTTTCGTCGCGGCGGATTCCCGAGCCCGGGCAGCTCGTGCGTGCTGGCCAAGGTGCCGATTCTGTTCACGCCGAAAGCGCATTAGGCCGAACGTAGAAGATACCGGCGCACGGCGCGGGGGGCGTCGGCGGGACCCTCGATTTCGATGTAGGGCCGGCCGGGTGCGCGGCCGGGGAAGGAGAAGCTTCCCGTGTTGGCGTAGCGCTCGGTGAGCGCCTCGCGGTGCGTGTGGCCGAAGACGACGAGCTTCGCGTCCGTCACCCCGGCAACGCGCTCCGCGCCCGAGGCGAGCCGCTCGACGACGGACCCCGTGTAGCGGTCGTAGCCCGCCGCCCAGCTCGCGAGCATGGCGATGGCGCCCATCGAGAGGGTGACGCTGCCGACGAAGGGATGGCCCGAGGCAAACGCGATGGCGCCCCCCGCGGCGGTGACGGTGGCGAGCACCCGATCGAGGTAGCATCGCGCGAAGGTGGCCCGCACGCTGGCCAAGGTCGGGCGCGGCGAGAACGAGAGCAGCTCGTCGAGCAGATCACCGGCGAGGCCGACCGATTCCGCGAACGTGGCGGTGTGGGCCATGCCCTGGGCGCGCTGACCTTCGAGATCGAAGCGCGTGCCGCTCTTGCCGAGGGCACCGAAGGCCGTGTGGAAGAAGCGGTAGATGACGTGGGGCGCGCGCACGCCGTACCACTGGAACGACGAGAGAAAGAGCTTCAGCGGCGTGCCATCGTTGGCGTTCAGGTAGCGGTGCGCCCCGGTCGGGGCGATGAACTCCTCCACGAAGTGCACACCGAGGCTCGCCCCCGGCGCGAGCGGATGGGCCGGCGCATTGTCGGGGTCGTAAAGGTGACCGTGCTCGATGTGGATGCCGCCGTCGCGGAAGAACCAGGGCGTGGAGCGCAGGCCCTTCTTGGCCACCGACGACGAGACGCCCAGCGCACCGCCGAGCCGCTCGGCAAAATCGGGCTCGCCCACCTCGGCGTCGTGGTTGCCGGAGACGAGCCAGAGCTCCCCTCCCCTGTCGAGGTGGCTCGCCAGAGCGGTACGAAGCGCCGAGTGCGCCAGAATGGCCTCTTCCGCGGTGCGGCGGCGGTTCTCTTCGCCGTGGCCCTCGGCGGACAAATCCAGGAGATCGCCCGCGAAGACGAAGCGGTCGCCGGGGTGAGCCGCAACGAGGGCGGCGAGATCGTCCACGACCGAGCGCGGCGTCTGACGAAAGAGATGTACGTCACCCAGGACGAAGGTGCGAAAAGCGCGAGAAGCGGTCATGGTGAAGGAGAGGCGCTCGATCCTCTAGCATAGTCGGCCACGATGCGAGCCACGGAGCCCCCGCGCACGGAAATCGTCTTTCCCGATCCACGGGAAACGCCCGAACCCGGCATCGTGGCCGTGGGAAGCGACTTTCGCGCGGGCACGCTTCTTCAAGCCTACCGCCGCGGCATCTTTCCCTGGCCGCATGGGCCGCACGTGCTCTGGTTCTCGCCCGATCCGCGCGCGATTCTTCCGCTGGAGCACGAGCTGCACTGGTCGCGCAGCCTGCGGCGCACGTTGCGCAAGCACCCCTTCGAGGTGACCGTCGACGAAGCCTTCACCGAGGTGATGAAGTCCTGCGGCTCGACCCGCGACGCTACGTGGATCACGCCGAGCCTGGCGCGCGGCTACACGACGCTCCACGGCCTCGGCTGGGCCCACAGCGTGGAGGTTTGGGAACGCCACGGCGAGGAGCGCGAACTGGTCGGCGGCATCTACGGTGTGGCCATCGGCAGCCTCTTCGCCGGTGAATCGATGTTCCACACGCGCACCGACGCCTCGAAAATCGCGTTTGCCACCTTGGCCGAACGCCTACGCCGCAACGGCTTCACCCTCTTCGACGTGCAAGTGATGAGCGATCATCTCGCATCACTCGGCTGCATCGACGTCTCCCGCAACGAGTACCTCCGCCGCCTCGGCCACGCGCTCGACGTCGACGCGGTGTTCTAGAGATCCAACAACGAGCGAAGGAGCTCGTCCACCGCCACCAGCGACTTGATGGAGAATCGACCAGCCATCTTGGGTTCGAATCGGCTTAGATAGGCACTCGTCAGATAGCTAGGCAACACGACTTGAGGATCCGAAGTCCCTGCTTCTTTTCCGGAGATTCGGATCGCCAGCGGATTGTTGTCGTAGACATCGAGTGCTTCGTCCAAAGGAGCGACAAAAACAGTATTGAGTACTTGCCGAAAGCTATTGGACTGGAGCACGACGAAACGTTCGAGCTTCGCCGAGGACTCGAAGCCGATCCGACGCCGAAAAACCAGAACATCACCGCGGCTCGCCACGCAACTCCTCGAGGGCGTCCATGATGACTTTCTCTCGGGCCAAGTACTCAGGCGTCCGAGCGGCCTTGATCCTCGCGATGAGATCTTGCCGCTCGGCATCGGCGAGAGCCTTGAGAACGAGCTCACGCAGGTATTCACCTTCGCGTTGCTTCGACTGTTTCGCGAGCCTTGCCAGGCGCTTTCGCGCTTCGGACGGGATGTTGAGGTTGATGCGCTCCATCGTGTCCATAAGGATAAGATGGAGGACATCTTCGAGGATGTCAAAAATGTCCCCGACTACGGACCTCAGCCGATCAACGTGCGCTCAAGGAAGCCTGAATCGACTGGGCCTCGCGGAGGTGGCCTTCGACTTTGGTGCGCACGGTTTGGAGGTGGGCGCGGACTTCGTTGTTCTTGGCGTTGGGTAGGAGCTGCTGGTCGATCGCATTGAGGACGTCCTTGTGCGCTTTGACTTGCGCGTCCATGTAGGAGCGATCGAAATCGGCGCCGCTTTGGCTGCGGAGTTCGACCAGGGTGCGCTGACCTTCGCTCTGGAGCTGCATCCCGATGGAGCTTTCGGCGGGCGTGAGCTTGAGGCTCTTGGCGATGTCGTAGCCCTTGGCGTCGGCGTCCAGGTGATCGTGCACCATCATGGCGGCGAACTGCTTCACACGCGGGTTCTTCGCCTTGGCTTGCGCGAGCTTGGCTTGATCGACCTCGCCCGTGTTGGCCACGTGCACGGCCTGGAGGATCTGGTCGTCCGCCATCGCGGTGGTCATCGCATTGCGATCGGCCACACCCCCGGTGGGAGGCAGCGCACGGCCGGCAGGATCTTGCGCGAGGTTCGAGTCGTATGGGCCCGGATTGGGGCTCACCGTGGGCGTCTCGGGCGGCGGCTGCTTCCAATTGGACTGCGGCGAATAGGTGCTTCCTGGCGTTTCCGCGCGCGGGCCGGTCGTGTCGGCGGACGTCGTCTCGGGCACTTTGGGCTGCGAGCGATCCTGGGAGCACGCGGCGAGCGTGAGTGCGATCCCCCCTAGGGATGCGTACCGAAGCAGAGTCATGTTGGCCTCCTCGAAATGGCGTTTTTCGCAATGTCGTGATGGCGACGCGCCCCATCGGTGCATATGCAGTGCCGCCGAGCGTGACCTCGCAAAACGAGGCGCCAACGCCGCGCACGGCATCGAGGAAAAATGCGACAGCGAGGCGCGAGTGCTCAGCAGCGCAAGGTGATCGCTTGCGGGCGCACTTCGATTTCGAGCGGGAGAACCCCCACGGGCTCGCCATCGAGATCGATGAGGAAGACGCTGCGTGCGTCTTCGTTTTCGAGGTCCATGAAAATCTTGTCGCAGGGCAAGTGCACGACGCCCGGCTTGCCCAAGTGCTCGCCTTGGTAAATCTTCTGCGAGGTCATCGCGAAGGCGAACTTCGACGGCCCACCGATGGAGACCACTTCGAAACGGCCATCGTCGATTTCGGCCATGGGCGCGACCTTCATGCCCGAACCGAAGTAGCGGCCGTTGCAGACGGCCAGCATGTAGCTCGCGATGCGGTGCTCCGAGGTCTCGCCGGCCCACGAGAGGCTGGTGCGCAGCCGCCCTTCGCGCGAGCGCGCCAATGCCCGCAGGGATGCGCCGAAGTACGCGGCTTTGCCGCCGAGGGCGCGTGAGGCGTTGGCCACGTACTGATCGACGAGACCGCCCATGCCCACGGAGAGAATGTTCACGAAGTAGCGCTCGCCGCGGGTGCCGTCGTGCTTCGTGTAGCGCGCGTAGCCCACGTCGACCTTGCGCGTGCGGCCCGACGCGATGGCGGCGATGTATCGGTCGAGCCGGTGCTCGATGCCGAGCACACGCAGGAGATCCCCACCGGTGCCCTGGCCGATGATGCCGACGGCCACGTGTTCGCGGCGCGCGGGATCGGCGGCAAGGACGCCATTGACGACCTCGTTGAAGGTGCCATCGCCTCCGACGGCCACGATGAGGGACGCGCCACCGTTGGCGGCATCACGCGCGAGCTCGATGGCGTGCCCGGCGCGCTCGGTGAAGACGGCCTCGATGGGGCCGAGCGCGTTTTCGATGGTGCGGCGCATCGCCGGAAAGGACTGGCCGGCGCGGCCGCCGCCGGCGCGAGGGTTCACCACGAGGACGGGGCGCGGATCGCTCACGACGGCGCCGCCCACGAGGAAGCTGGCCAGACCACGCCGCGCTCGCGCAAATCCTCCACGGTGTCCGCGAGGGTCTTCTGCGGATCGCGCACCTGAAAGCCGAGCACGGTCTCGGCCCGCGTCGCGTCGACGTACCAGTAGTACTGCGCCATGTCCAAGCTCACCGGGTCCACGGCCACGTCGAGTCCCAGGCGCGAGGACACGCGCCCGAGCATCTCGGCACCACGCCGCGCGAGCAAGGGCACACGCGGCGTGGGCAGCCACGGCGCCTTCACGCCGGAGGCGCGCTCGAGCCGCTCGAAGAAGGCGCGCAGGGTCAGGTTGATCGCCGAAAGCAGGTAACGCTGGCCGCCCTCGCCTTTCTCCATGGCGAGGCGCATGCCTTCCGCGGCGTCGCGCGCATCGACGAAGGAGAGACCGCCCGCGGGCACGGCCGGGATCTTCCGCTCGAGGAAGAGGCGCACGTCCTCCACCGAGGAGCCGCGCACGTCACCCGGGCCGAGCAGCAAGGTGGGATTCACCGACACGACGGAAAACGCGCCCTCGACGTGGCGCTCGAGGGCCGCCTGCTCGGCGAAGAGCTTGGAGCGATAGTACGGCCATCGGGAGATGAGCCCGAGGGGCGTCTCGTCTTCCTCGCTACCGACGTGCTCGGGATCCTCGCTCACCGCGACGGTGCCGCTGGTGGAAGCATGCACGACCTTGCGAACCCCCGCCTCTTTGCAGGCATCCAGCGTGATCTTCGTGCCCTCGACATGAAGGCGGCGCAGCTCCTCGGCGTCCTCGGGCTTGCGCGACACCTTGCCGGCGCAATGGAAGAGCCCTTCGCAGCCAACCGCCGCATCACGCACGCTGCCCGCGTCGAGCACATCACCGCGACGGACCACCACGCCCAGCGATGCAAGAGACGGCTCGTCGTGGCGGCAGAGCGCCACGACCTCGTGCCCGTGCCGAAGCAGCGACGTCACCAAGTGACGGCCGAGAAAACCGGTTGCACCCGTTACGAGATAGCGCGCCATGGTCGTCGTCAGGAAAGCTGGAAGGCCTTCTGGAAGGTGAAGAGCAGCGAGACGTCGTTCGATTTGACCGCGCCCGAGAGAAACTCGGCCGGCCCCGGCAGGTACGATTCGCGCACGATCCGCGTGAAAATTTCCGGCGTGGTCTTGAGGACGCAATCGGCCGTGCCGCCCTCGGGCTTGCCCAGTTTGATGCGGCACGATGCACCGTCGATGTGCACCGTCCACTTGGCGAACGCATCGCCGCCCAAGGTGAAATAGAAAGACACGGACTTGTCGACCTGCCCCGGGACGAAGCGCTCCTCGAGTTCGGAGAAGACGCCAACCAGGGGATGCTCGCGTTCCTTCTGCAGATCGCTCGCGGTGGAGCGCGCCAAGTCGAGCACCTGGCCATCGGAGAGCGCGAGCACGGCTTGGCGGGCCAGCTTGGCGACCTCGCGGGCGGCGTCCTGGGCGCTCATGCCCGCGGTGAGCCGGCGCATGTCCGCCACGGTGAGCGGCGGGCCAATGCGCGCGACGATGTTGCGGCGCGTGGGCAGGAAGGCGCCTTTCTTCATCGATTCGAAGGTGCCGCCCAGGTACACGGGAAGGATGTCTACCCCGTGGGTGAGGGCGAGGTAGCCGACGATGGGCTTGAACTCGCCAATCTCGCCGGTGGTGCTGCGCGATCCCTCGGGGAAGATGAGCACCGTGCGGCCGCGCTCGATGACGTCGGCCGCCTGACGCAGGCCCTGGCGCAGACCATTCTTGCGATCGAGCGCCTTCAGGTTGGTGAAGTTCTCGAAGAAAGCGCGCCGGAGCCCACCCTCGAAGAAGTAGTCCTGCGCCGCGAGCGAGACCACGTCCTCGCCGTATTTGCCGAGAGCGTGGCGCACGAAGCCCATGTCGAGGTGGCTCGAATGGTTCGCCGCCACGATGGTGTTGCGGTTGTGCGGGATGAAGGCTCGGCCGGTGACCCGCGGCTGCATGACTTGGCCGTAGAAGGCGTCTTGCAGCTTGCCGATGACGGCCTTCGCCGATTCCTGCACGGCGGGCGGCAGCACCAACGGCGCGGGCTCCGACTTCTCGATCTTCTTCGTGTCGCCCACACCGGCGCGACGCAGCGGCCCGGTCGTCGTGGTCTCGCCGGCGAGTTTCTCGATGTCGGCGACGGTGCGGCAGCCTTGCAGGGCCACCGGATCGAGCGTGCTGCCCTTCGACTCGAGGGCCTCGAGCAGCTCGGTGAGCATCAGCGAATCGAACCCGAGATCGCCTTGAAGCGCCGCCTGCGGCGTCACCTCGGTGATGCTTCGCCCGCTCACGGCGACGATGGCCTGGCGCACATGACCGGCAGCGGCGGTCGCCTCGTCCGGCGGGGCGGTGGCGGCGATCATGCGGCGCAGGATCGCTTCGACCTCGTTCCGCTTGATCTTTCGCGTCGAGGTGCGCGGCAACGGCGCATCGTACAGGTGCACGACGGAGGGCTGCTGCCCGTACGGCAAGGTGGCAATCGCCTCGCGCAGCGAACGCATCGCGCGATCGAGGCGCACGGCGCGCGGTGCATCGTCGTCCGGTGCGGGCACGGCGAGGCAGGCCACGCGCTCGCTGCCCTTCGACTCGACGCCCACGATGCAAAGCTCGGTCATGTGCGCCACGGGGCCGAGACGCCGCTCGACGTCCTCCGGGTACACGTTTTCACCCGTCGACGTGACGATGACGTCCTTGAGGCGCCCCACGATCTCCAGGCGGCCCCTTCGATCGAGCTTGCCCAGGTCCCCGGTGTGGAGCCAGCCGTTTTCATCGATCGCGCGACCCGTCGCCTCGGCGTCCGTGTAGCCGGCCATGACGTTCGGTCCGCGCGCGATGACCTCGCCCACGCCGTGGTCGTCCGGGTTCTCGATCTTGATCTCGACCCCCGGGATGGCCGTCCCCACCTGCCCGGCCGGCGAATTCGGCGACGACTTCGACACGGTGAGAACCGGCGCAGCCTCGGTGAGGCCGTAGCCCTCGGTGAGGCGTAGGCCGAGGCCCGAGAAGAGATCGTGCGTCTCCTTCGGAAGCGCGGCGCCGCCCGAAATGAGCCATTTGATGTTGCCGCCCAGCGCCTGGTGCACCGGCCCAAAGAGAATGCGCCCCGCATCGACGCCCAGCGTTTTGCCCAGGAGGCGATTGAGCTCCGTGGCCCACTCGAAGGCCGTCTCGGCAAAGGCGCCTTGTGCGCGCACCTGGCTCAAAATGCGCCGCTCGAGCATCTGCCAGAGGGCCGGAACGCCGACCATCGCGGTCACGCGGCCCGACTTGAGCCCCGTCGAGAGCCGGTCCGCGTTCAATTCGTCCAGGTACGCGATCTTCGCGCCGCGCGAGAGCGGCAGGAGCAAACCGCAGGTGAACTCGAAGGTGTGATGCAGCGGCAGAACGCTGAGCAGCCGGTCCCCCGCCTTCAGCGGAAAGATGGGCGCCAGCGCGGCAATCAGCGAGGTGAAGTTCGCATGCGAGAGCATCACGCCCTTGGGCGTGCCGGTGGTGCCGCTCGTGTAGATCAGGCTCGCGATGTCATCCGGCGTGATCTCCGGCGCATCCTCGGCGGCGAGCAGCTCGGCGCGATCGTCGGCGCATGCTTCGAACGATTCGTGCAAATTCCACACATCGAGCCGGTCGATGACCAGCTCGCGATCGGCCAGCGCAAAGCGCGCGCCGCTCTCGGTGACGATGTTCGCCACCATCGGCGTCTCCATCGCCGCATCCACGGGAACGGCCACCGCACCCGCGCACAGGATCCCGAAGTACCCGAACGCCCACGAGGGATCGTTCTTGCCCGTGAGGATGACGCGATCGCCTTTGTTCACGCCCGCCCGCACCAGGCGCAACGCCAGGGCACGCGCCCGATGGTGCAGCTCCCGGTACGTGAGGCGCGAGAAGCCATCCGCCTCGAGCCGCTGCAGCGCGGGAAGCAGATCGTGCCGCTTGGCCATCTGATCGAGCAACGTGACCAGCGTCTCGTGCGCGCGCAGCGGCTTGACCGGCCTTTTGAGCTTCTTCTCCATCTCGGGGAAGATCCACTTCTCGAGGCCGGGCATGTGGACCTTCATCATGTAGTCCGCCCAATCGAGCGACTCGGGATGCCAGAGAAGCTTCGCGCGGTCCGCCTCGGTGAGGCGCGCGTAGGCGGCCCGCGTGTTCGTGCAGTCGAACGGCCCGTTGTCCTCCGTGGTGAACGGGGCGTACAGGCGCATGATGTCCGCGATTTTTTGCTCGCGCGCCCTCACCTTGTCGAGCCCGACCGACGCCGGCTTGAGCGCGGGCACCTGCGCGAGCGCCTTGGAGAGGCCCCCCGCTGCCGCGGCAAGGAACGGAGAGCTGAACGTCTCGAACTCTTTCATCGGCACCGCGGTGAGCTCGAGGTGCGATTGCAGGAAGTTGAAGAAGGGATTTCCCTTGCCGCGCCGCTGGTAGTACTTGCGCTTGTAAAGCCCCGTAAGCTCGCCGAAGCGCGCCGCGGTGCACGGATTCCGATCCGACGCCCCGTATTGGTACACGGCGGGATTTTTTCCCTCGAGGAGCTCCGCC
It includes:
- a CDS encoding rhodanese-like domain-containing protein, which encodes MIDRGDKFELFDVRTPEERAIASLKMARHLDDDGVDYLQGLPKDATIVFHCHHGMRSRAAAERFLSTGFTRVFNLEGGIDAWSRDIDPSVPRY
- a CDS encoding ABC transporter ATP-binding protein, which codes for MTENTKPLAVRCKGLIKVYTTRHHEMVVAVNRLDLEVHAGECFGLLGPNGAGKTTTVEILEGLLAPTAGEVELFGKTWEKDERFLRERLGISLQHTHLPERLTVRETVELFRSFFTQGRDVGEALDLVALKDKENARYETLSGGQKQRLAVACALVGNPALLFLDEPTTGLDPQSRRMLWEVVLAFKQQGGSVLLTTHYMDEAERLCDRVGVIDHGQMIALGTPKELIESLGGQQIVEFTVEGNDEEVNLDALSTLPSVHSARWHTGRISLTVGQLHEALPALLAHVDQGGRKLTGLSTHHATLEDVFVNLTGRQLRE
- a CDS encoding ABC transporter permease, with amino-acid sequence MNNARLTAIRELVLTRWRTFYREPGTMFWTFGLPVVLSIALGMAFRNEEPEPLPAAVQEGPRAEHVREMLAKSKDIEAKVLSPEAAHQALRTGKVHVVVIPSDNGDGKVTYRFDPTRPDSRLARTLVDDALQRGEGRPDVVPTTTQHVTEPGSRYIDFLIPGLVGMGLMSSGLWGIGFALAEMRTRKLLKRLIATPMHKSDFMLSFLLVRAALLSIELPPLLVFSYFAFKVGINGSIVTLTLIALLGALVFAGMGLLFASRSENPQIVSGLINVATFPMYLCSGVFFSTARFPDWTQPFIKLLPLTALIDGLRAVMIDGAGILQLTSPILVLAVWGSVCFAGALKLFKWH
- a CDS encoding phospholipase D family protein, translating into MLEARSVRARLIVDREHYDYLVKEAIEKARFSVWIATANVKEMMVEAPIGTTARARGKYLSILDSFDALTKRGVDVRLLHAGLPSRAFREALGKRKRLVKSLMMRRCPRVHLKLIAIDGRILYLGSANFTGAGLGAKGEGRRNFEVGIVTDDDVMLDAVQARFDTIWSGRECRTCKLRSVCPKPLDTPVLAKHNQTVRKRMT
- a CDS encoding metallophosphoesterase, producing the protein MTASRAFRTFVLGDVHLFRQTPRSVVDDLAALVAAHPGDRFVFAGDLLDLSAEGHGEENRRRTAEEAILAHSALRTALASHLDRGGELWLVSGNHDAEVGEPDFAERLGGALGVSSSVAKKGLRSTPWFFRDGGIHIEHGHLYDPDNAPAHPLAPGASLGVHFVEEFIAPTGAHRYLNANDGTPLKLFLSSFQWYGVRAPHVIYRFFHTAFGALGKSGTRFDLEGQRAQGMAHTATFAESVGLAGDLLDELLSFSPRPTLASVRATFARCYLDRVLATVTAAGGAIAFASGHPFVGSVTLSMGAIAMLASWAAGYDRYTGSVVERLASGAERVAGVTDAKLVVFGHTHREALTERYANTGSFSFPGRAPGRPYIEIEGPADAPRAVRRYLLRSA
- the aat gene encoding leucyl/phenylalanyl-tRNA--protein transferase, whose translation is MRATEPPRTEIVFPDPRETPEPGIVAVGSDFRAGTLLQAYRRGIFPWPHGPHVLWFSPDPRAILPLEHELHWSRSLRRTLRKHPFEVTVDEAFTEVMKSCGSTRDATWITPSLARGYTTLHGLGWAHSVEVWERHGEERELVGGIYGVAIGSLFAGESMFHTRTDASKIAFATLAERLRRNGFTLFDVQVMSDHLASLGCIDVSRNEYLRRLGHALDVDAVF
- a CDS encoding type II toxin-antitoxin system PemK/MazF family toxin, which gives rise to MASRGDVLVFRRRIGFESSAKLERFVVLQSNSFRQVLNTVFVAPLDEALDVYDNNPLAIRISGKEAGTSDPQVVLPSYLTSAYLSRFEPKMAGRFSIKSLVAVDELLRSLLDL
- a CDS encoding DUF4142 domain-containing protein: MTLLRYASLGGIALTLAACSQDRSQPKVPETTSADTTGPRAETPGSTYSPQSNWKQPPPETPTVSPNPGPYDSNLAQDPAGRALPPTGGVADRNAMTTAMADDQILQAVHVANTGEVDQAKLAQAKAKNPRVKQFAAMMVHDHLDADAKGYDIAKSLKLTPAESSIGMQLQSEGQRTLVELRSQSGADFDRSYMDAQVKAHKDVLNAIDQQLLPNAKNNEVRAHLQTVRTKVEGHLREAQSIQASLSAR